One Obesumbacterium proteus DNA window includes the following coding sequences:
- a CDS encoding helix-turn-helix domain-containing protein, which translates to MILEPTKALEAAKVLADAVPFLGGNTSEEAYRDALAMVDYLIEHDDESPLIDFLALKIAEYEDNNERFKAFNQAVTDMPTGVAALRVLIEQHQLSYSDLASEIGSKSLVSMILSGKRSLTIEHIKALSKRFNVRPDLFF; encoded by the coding sequence ATGATTTTAGAACCGACCAAAGCGCTAGAGGCCGCAAAAGTATTGGCCGATGCCGTGCCTTTTTTAGGCGGTAATACGTCTGAGGAGGCCTATCGCGATGCGCTCGCTATGGTTGATTATCTTATCGAGCACGATGACGAAAGCCCGCTAATAGATTTTCTGGCGTTAAAAATTGCTGAATATGAAGATAACAATGAGCGATTTAAAGCCTTCAATCAGGCCGTGACTGATATGCCTACTGGCGTGGCTGCGCTACGGGTTCTCATCGAACAACATCAGCTTTCCTACTCAGATTTAGCCTCTGAAATCGGTTCGAAAAGCCTCGTCAGCATGATTTTATCCGGCAAACGCTCATTAACCATTGAGCATATCAAAGCACTCTCCAAGCGCTTTAACGTTAGGCCAGACCTGTTTTTCTAA
- a CDS encoding type II toxin-antitoxin system HigB family toxin gives MHIISRDPFEDAARKYPNDAASLIAAYRLLKENEFGSPTELRKLFPNLDNFKYRNKWWVINIGGNHLRMISYINFVNQRFYVKHIVTHAEYDKLTRQYREIKE, from the coding sequence ATGCACATCATATCTAGGGATCCGTTTGAAGACGCCGCGCGAAAGTATCCAAACGATGCCGCATCTCTCATCGCAGCATATCGATTGCTTAAAGAGAATGAGTTTGGAAGCCCTACGGAATTACGCAAACTGTTCCCTAACCTCGATAATTTCAAATATAGGAACAAGTGGTGGGTAATCAACATTGGCGGGAACCATCTGCGGATGATTTCCTACATCAACTTTGTAAACCAACGCTTTTACGTCAAACACATCGTCACCCACGCAGAGTATGACAAGCTAACGAGGCAGTACCGGGAGATAAAAGAATGA